The Primulina eburnea isolate SZY01 chromosome 12, ASM2296580v1, whole genome shotgun sequence genome includes the window TGAATGTTTTGTatacatttttaatatttttccgATAAAGATTTGGATGAACCACacaaatatttgtgtattttttaTTGTCTTATTATGCGAGTTCTAATAATATATTATCATCTTGATTATCATCGCTTTGGCGTAATCCTCAAATATAATTTGCAACATTTTGTTATGAATTTACATTCTCCACaatttatatgttaaatcaTGTAACGAAAATTTAATGAAgagatattcttaaaaaaaaccgACAACTGAATGTCCGTATAATCTCAAAAGGTCAAAACCAGAAGCATATAAAATAGTTATGcaaaaaacttatgtgagacggtctcacgagtcgtattttgtgagacatatctcatatttgggtcatccatgaaaaaatattattttttatgctaagagtattattttttatatgaatatggatgtgaatatgggtagggttgacccgtctcacatataaatacTCGTGAGAGcgtttcacaagagacctactcaataaTTATTTAGCAAATAACCGAGGGTATGAAGTTTTAAAAATGGAAAATTTTAATCTACTTCCACAAACATTAGGAATCAAATTTGAACGATAGGAAATTCGAGTTGGATTTAGTAAATTTTgggaaccaaaaaaaaaataaaaatctacaGCTCTGTCGGttactatttttatatttttgatgATATAAACTAATTGTTTTGTGGCTCCATCCCCATGTATCCATCACACTCTCGGCACCCTTCTTTTGACTACATCAACATCTtaattaattacattatgtAATATATTTAATTCAACAAGTAGTGGAGTGAAGACTGAAGGGTCAAATGAATGGGAACGCCTTGAAAAAGGGCAGATGAGATCTTACCTATGTGGGCACTGCCctcacttcatttcaacgggTAAGATCTTTCCACAcacataatttcaaaaaaaaaaaaagggtctTATACATGCATGGGCAAATCTTGaccatccatcctatcatgaGGACAATGCCTACATGGGTAAGATGAAATAAACCTTGAAAAAGCGAAGCTTGTATGAAAGTTGAAGAATAATGTATTATCttcaatatcaatattcaacAGCATGTGAAGAATTCCAACAGTTGAAATTAGTGAGATTGTAAAGCACTAGCCAACAATATCCACCACTAGAAAAATGCAACCCCACCTAATTGCAATATACAGAATAGATATAAATCAATGACAGCCAGTTTTGCCATTAAATCCCTGCCAATCTGACAAAAGTTGAGGAGCCAAAAGTCTACCTTGCCTTAAATATTTGACAAACTattggaaataaaattttctcctcGTATAAATTCCATTCAATGTAGAAAGTTAAGACAAGATCACAGAGATGGATTATGAAAAGCGTAACACCAGATTGTTGTCTGCCTTTCTTGTTCTTGTTTCCATATGTGCTTTGAAAGGTGGCCGGAGTGCAGAAGTAATTAGGTGTAAAGAAACAGAAAGACAAGCTCTTCTCAAATTCAAGAAAGGACTTGTTGATGAGTATGATGTTCTTTCGTCGTGGGGAAGTgaagaaaacaagagagaatGTTGCAAGTGGAGAGGCGTTGGATGTAGCAACAAGACTGGCCATGTAATAAGTCTGCATCTTACTGAAGAAATTCTCGACCGATGGCATGCATTGGGAGGTAATCTTAGTGATGCTCTGGTCGACTTGCGTCATTTGATCAGCTTGGACCTCAGTAACAATGATTTTTCTGATAACGAAATCCCCGAATTCATGGGTTCCCTCGATAAGTTGCGGTATCTCAATCTTAGTTATTGTTCACTGGAAGGGAAAGTTCCTGGTCAGCTGGGAAATCTTACCAACTTGAGGGTACTGGACCTTGGAAACAATTATGGCGGGTTGATGATCCAGAACCTGGATTGGATCTCTAATCTTTCTTCTTTGTTCCATCTTGATCTTAGAAGTTCAAGTTTTACGGAAGGtttgaaaaccgttgtcttccAGAAAATACTGATAATCAAATCTTTGAAGGAACTATATTTAGGAGGGTGTCGTTTCCCCAACGATACATCTTCTGTAGATGCATATGTGAACTCTACTTTTGCATCTCTCTCTGTTCTTGATCTATCAGGTTTGAGTCTCACTTCTTTGGCCTTCCACTGGTTATTTAACATCAGTACGAGTTTGCTTAGCTTTGATCTATCTAGTAACGAATTTGATGGTTCCATTCCTGATGGGTTCGGGCAGAAACTTGTTTCTCTCGAGAATCTTGATCTATCAGACAACAAATTTGAAGGTGGAATTCCGAAGTCATTTTGGAATTTAAAAGGTTTGAAAAAATTACATCTATCCAGCAATAACTTGACAGGATCCCTTCCTGATTTTGTGGGGACGATGGTGCCGTTGGAGATTTTAGATCTGTCTTACAACCGAATTACGGGTTCGGTGCCTGAAAGTTTTTGGAAAGCTTCCAAACTTGAAGTTTTGTATGCCACTTACAATTCATTAGAAGGTacaatatctgaatcacatctCTCCAAACTTCACAACTTAAAAAAGTTGGATTTGAACTACAATTCGTTGGTATTCAACTTGACCCCCGATTGGGATCCTCCTTTCCAATTGGAATTCTTAAAGCTAGCTTCTTGCAAGGTGGGACCTCGTTTCCCGACATGGGTTCGAACACAAAGTAAAGTTTCCCAGCTTGATCTCTCTGGCGCTAATATTTCAGATGAGTTACCTGAATGGTTTTGGGATTCTCTTCCTAGGCTAGAATTCTTGAATCTCTCTCATAACCAGATTAGTGGCAGACTTCCTGATTTATCATCCAAATTATCTGGTCATCCTTTGCTAGATTTAAGTTTTAATGAATTTGCAGGTCTCATACCATCGTTTCACCCCAATACCACGTGTTTGTATCTCTCCAATAACAACTTTTTTGGATCAATATCATTCTTGTGCAAGTCCAAATATGATGTGCTCGGCTTACTGGATTTTTCAAACAACCAGTTGTCAGGACAAATTCCTGACTGCTGGGAGAACACGGCCGTGGACATTCTCGACTTGTCGAacaataatttttctggtgaaATTCCAGATACTTTGGGCTCTGCATTACCAATGACCCTGCACTTGTTCAACAATAGCTTATCTGGTGAATTGCCGTCCAGTTTAAAAAATAGTGGGTCCTTGGAAGTTCTTGATGTTGGAAGTAACAAGTTAACAGGAAATATCCCGGCATGGATTGGAACAAATCTTGCAAGCTTGGTGATTCTCAATATTCGAGGCAATAATTTTTTTGGAAGTATTCCTCCAGAACTATGTTATCTTACACAAATCCAAATCTTAGACCTCTCCAGGAACAATCTATCAGGAAGAATCCCCCTCCATTGCTTCAAAAATTTCACTATTTTTGTTCAGAAAAGTAGCAAAACACCGTACGGTGAATTGGGTACAAGTTATTCTTATCCAATAGTTTACAACGTGGTGGACAAGGTAGTTGTTCAATGGAAAGGGCGTGTGTTTGAGTACAGTACAACACTTTATCTTCTTACACTCATAGATCTCTCTAGCAACAGAATAGAGGGAAATATTCCTAAGGAGATTTTCCAGATGGAGGGATTGGTTTCTTTGAATCTGTCAAGAAACCATTTGAAAGGAAATATAGATCCAGCAATTCATCAAATGGAGTCGTTGGAGTGCCTTGATGTGTCCAGAAACCAACTCTCGGGGGAGATTCCTAAGGGCCTTGGGACTTTACCTTTCTTGGCTTTTCTCGACTTGtcaaacaacaatttttcaGGCAAAATTCCATCTGGAACACAGCTTCAGGGCTTCAATGCATCATTGTATGCCGGAAACATCGGACTATGTGGCCCCCCTCTGCCAATGTGCCCTGAGGATTACCCCGATCCTTTGTCCGGTCATAATAGCGAAGAGAACGACGATGATGCCTTCATGAACCAATCTTTCTTGAAGGAGTTTTACATAACTATTGTCTTGGGTTTCATTGTTGGGTTCTGGGGAATTATTGGTACCCTGCTACTTTGTAAACCGTGTGCTTATTTTAGTTTCTTTGACAGGATCATATGTACATGAGAAGGTTAAGGTAGTTTATTTTAGCATGATTGTATCTCCTTTCACTACATATGTTGAGGCATGCCGTGttttaagacaaaaacttgtgtgagacggtctcacgggtcgtatttgtgagacggatctcttatttgagttatccatgaaaaagtattactttttatactaagagtattactttttattgtgaatatgggtagagttgacccgtctcacggattatctTACGgattaatatccgtgagacggtctcacatgagacccactcgtgttttaatttcttaaaattttctttttgctgtcattttatttttccttacaTTAGAATTTTAATGGTCGTCAGGATCAGTTTATTAATGTTGAAAGCTGTCATGTCCCTTTCCATCTGATCTTTCAACCACTTCAGCCGTAAGTCATCTCTCttgattgttaaaaaaataactcTCAGACAAATTCTCACAAATGCTGAtgaattattattatgatatatattcaTTGTAGTAATTTATAGCAACTCTTATGTAAATTTTCTCAAATAATCCATATTTATATtatctttaaatattttatcattttaattttctctcaatatttttttttatgattttaatgtaattttatatttatatttttggtacgatttctaattaaataataaattataatatcacAATAAGATATATGAAAAAATTAACTATATATGCAATAGTAGAATAATTTGATAATATGAAGTTTAATACTAacatattttattgtttttaaaCAAAGAATTGGAAATAAatagtttaataaattatttaggaGAAATTTATATCAACAATTATTATGTTaatatatcaataatctcatataaaaatataaatatctcATAAGAATTCAGAGAGTTTAGCTGTGATAAagaatttaaagattttaataacatttaaaaaaaattatatatcagacaaatttataaattcaaaacacAAAATTTGGTAGTATTTGAAACATCTACTAAGATTGTTTAAAATTTAACATTAAGGGTCTAAAGGTAAACTCGACATTAGTTCTCAAGAACGGTGGAACCAGAATCAAAACTAAACTATTTTCTTGGTTTCAGTTCCAAAATCAGCTctcataatatataaattttaaggCATAATTATTAAACAATTAACTTCACTGTCTCACATGTTTTATAACTATTTTATTTGATGTTGAAAAATGGATTATAGTagcactttttttttaaaaaaaattatatatcaaacaaatttataaattcaGTAGAAAAAATTTGGTAGTATGAGAtgttttgatttataattttcaatttatatatgtttttgtaattatttatggaatttaagaaaataaaaaaaattacattcaagtaaattacaaaaatattgcATATAAATTGACTTGCGACAATTCTAAAACTTTAAAAGCAATTGATTCCAAATGTTTAATACTACGActtatttgatataaaaaaaattgaatcatcGAAAACAAATAGCTTGAAATGTCCAATGTATACATGTAAATACGAACTAAGCACACACagatacataaaaaaaaatataacaatGATTCGTATCTGAATACttgatgaaaaatataaattatattttttaataattcttTATTAactaatgtatatgaaaattatttgattgtaaaaaaattatatatccgCATCTATTTTTTCTTTAAGTAAGATAATAACTATAcatatgaaaattaataatgtaATACATCTATAATTtggattttgattttaaaaataataaaaattgaaaatatatatgtaaatttgaaggaaaaaaattaTCTATAACAAATGTATACATTATAGAcatgattattttattacattgtataaataaaaaaattacatggATTTGATcgtcaaaatcaataatcaatcaaAACCCTAAATATGTAATTTATGAAAAAAGATACTAATAAGCAACTAAAAGACACATAAGTTATTTTCtactataaaataatatatgacaTAATCATtacaataaatataattataatgatcATCGATTAACATTTATCAAAATATTGGAGCTTTTAcatatgatattttaatatctttatttaattattttgacatCAAACAGACTAAttcaacaaataaaaaatagcattttttttaatgaaagttTACTTATTTggttatattaaaaattttaatggtgaaaatcatatcaatagtttaaaatttttatttaataattattgtatgagtttatttgatatttactATAAATCTTATCTGAATATGTATTTCATTAtatatgttaatttatttattattttaagatTGTATTTAACTATTGCTCAATAGTTATCAATGTTAGTATACAAAAGAttgattctgatataaaattaattatttctaaaaacaaaagtgtagGATCGAGcgtttgccgctttaccaaaaactatagctggtggtaatggtgcaactcaaatcttttaaaccacacagcagctcaagcaccacagttcgatcgctctaccaagtaaggacaattattgcacccaacaaaaagtaaaaaaagtatatgttatatttaaatattataagttattttactatcaatattattaattcattaGTTTTGATATTGTTTTGATGAGTTAGTCATGaacattttaaattaataattatttgttcTTAGTGTGCTTCATTTATgtaaattatgatttatgtATTGTTAAAATTCACAATTTGgttgatttttatatattatgtgcattatcatttattatataacataaaatcaacaGCTTGGATTTTAATTTAAGAAACAATTTTGGAAGTAAATTATAtaagttcttaattaatttatcatataatataaaaag containing:
- the LOC140807417 gene encoding receptor-like protein EIX1 — encoded protein: MDYEKRNTRLLSAFLVLVSICALKGGRSAEVIRCKETERQALLKFKKGLVDEYDVLSSWGSEENKRECCKWRGVGCSNKTGHVISLHLTEEILDRWHALGGNLSDALVDLRHLISLDLSNNDFSDNEIPEFMGSLDKLRYLNLSYCSLEGKVPGQLGNLTNLRVLDLGNNYGGLMIQNLDWISNLSSLFHLDLRSSSFTEGLKTVVFQKILIIKSLKELYLGGCRFPNDTSSVDAYVNSTFASLSVLDLSGLSLTSLAFHWLFNISTSLLSFDLSSNEFDGSIPDGFGQKLVSLENLDLSDNKFEGGIPKSFWNLKGLKKLHLSSNNLTGSLPDFVGTMVPLEILDLSYNRITGSVPESFWKASKLEVLYATYNSLEGTISESHLSKLHNLKKLDLNYNSLVFNLTPDWDPPFQLEFLKLASCKVGPRFPTWVRTQSKVSQLDLSGANISDELPEWFWDSLPRLEFLNLSHNQISGRLPDLSSKLSGHPLLDLSFNEFAGLIPSFHPNTTCLYLSNNNFFGSISFLCKSKYDVLGLLDFSNNQLSGQIPDCWENTAVDILDLSNNNFSGEIPDTLGSALPMTLHLFNNSLSGELPSSLKNSGSLEVLDVGSNKLTGNIPAWIGTNLASLVILNIRGNNFFGSIPPELCYLTQIQILDLSRNNLSGRIPLHCFKNFTIFVQKSSKTPYGELGTSYSYPIVYNVVDKVVVQWKGRVFEYSTTLYLLTLIDLSSNRIEGNIPKEIFQMEGLVSLNLSRNHLKGNIDPAIHQMESLECLDVSRNQLSGEIPKGLGTLPFLAFLDLSNNNFSGKIPSGTQLQGFNASLYAGNIGLCGPPLPMCPEDYPDPLSGHNSEENDDDAFMNQSFLKEFYITIVLGFIVGFWGIIGTLLLCKPCAYFSFFDRIICT